The following nucleotide sequence is from Flavobacterium sp. N1736.
GTAAAACAAAAAAGCGAATTAAAACGCTTTAGCAGTCTGGTGCTTCCGCCGGCGTGGGAAAATGTGCGAATTGCAGATTTGTCAAACGGTCATCTTCAGGCTGTTGGAACCGATGTTAAAAACAGAAAACAATATCGTTATCATCCCAAATGGAATTTAATTCGAAACCAGACCAAGTTTTATAAAATAGCCGAATTCGGAAAATACCTGCCTAAAATAAGAGAACAGGTCGATCAGGATTTAGAGCAAAAAGAATGGTGTAAAAACAAGGTAACAGCGCTTGTAATCCGATTAATGGAGGAAACCCATATTAGAATTGGAAATGAAAAATATGCCAAAGACAATAAATCATACGGACTTTCTACGCTGAGAAAACGACATATCAACATTAATAAAAACACGCTGCGTTTTGAATTTGTTGGTAAAAAAGGCGTAAAACATACCATAACAACCAGAAATAAACAATTGGTTAAACTGGTAAGTCGATGCGAAGAAATTCCGGGTATGGAAGTTTTTAAATACTTTAATGAAAATGGCGAACGCAAAGTTCTCGATAGCCATATGGTTAACCAGTATCTGCACGAAATTACAGGAGAATATTTTAGTGCCAAAGATTTTAGAACCTGGGCAGCATCGTTGATATTTTTTGAAACCTTAGCAGAAATCGGAACGACAACCGAAGAAAAAGAAATCAAAAAAAATATTGTCGACGCTTTTGAAGCTACGGCCCAGGCTCTGGGAAATACCAAAAATGTGTGTAAAAATTATTATGTGCATCCGCTTATTGTGGCGAGCTACGAAGACGGTTCTATTCAGCAATATTTTGACAGGGCAAGAAAATGCCGAAGCAATCAGCCGCATTTTTCGCATTCAGAAATTGCTTTTTCAGAATTAATAAGCAATTTTCAACCAGAATTTTCATAAATAATAACGGATTGAGCTAATAATTATACGTTTTGAGTTAACGGTTTCTCATTTTATGTTGCAACTTTGAGATATATAAAAGGGATTCAAGTTGGGGACAAAACGACACATTTACCACATGGTAAGTGTGTCGTTTTAATTTACAATAAAAATTAATCATAAATAATTATGGGAACAAAGAGCGGTACCTATCAGGATGTTTATATCAAAAGAGACGATGTAATGGTAAGTTTAAAAAATGATGTATCAGATTTTTGTGAAAAATACATCAAACCTGTTCATCCGGAAAATTGGGATTGGTCGACAAGAGATTTTGAAAATCCTGAAAATGATCCAACTATAGAAGAGGCGAGAGCTATTGCGGCTATTGTTTATAAAGATTTACATGAAAATGATACCGATGTTGATCTTTCGACAATGGATAATGTTGAGGCAATTAAAGCGTATTTAAATCCGGGAAGTAAACATGAAAGGTTTAATATGGAAGAATTTGCATTTGCTTTAAAAGTAGAATTAGAACACGGCAAAGTAAGAGATGTAAATGTAACCAACAATCATCCGTTTTTGACAGCAATGATTGTTTTGGCACATTTAACAGAAAGCTTAACTTATTATAAAAGACTTGCCGTGATGGAAGCGCAAGGTGAAATTTTTGAAATTATGCGTAAAATCGAAAATTCTGAAACAGGAAAAGAAGAATGGTACAAAGAATTAGGCAAAGCCGAGTTAGAATTAAATGAAGCCAGAATGGGGCTTGCAGAACGTCTCGAAAAAATGGACGATATACCAACTCTGGATAAAATAGGAGATTAAATTTTCATGATGCTACAGGCAAAAAAAAGCCGTTACTAAATTATAGTAACGGCTTTTTTTTATGTTCAGAAATTAGAATTTTCTTGGGTCATTATCAGGATAAGTATCTCCTGAATCTTCTTCTTCGATTTCTCCCGGTTCAAGATCATCTTCTAAATCATCATCATCAGGATCTAATTCCTGTAAATCTTCGTCAGATTCAGTTAATTCTTCAGAGTCAGATGGGTTGTCGATTTCATCGTTAAGGTTATCCGCATCTTCATCATAAAGTAAATCTCCCGTTGTATGTGTATGATCGTCAAGTTCTTCTTCTTCCTCTTCTTCTTCGTCATCTTCAAAATCCTCTTCTTCCTCATCGTCAAATTCATCTGCCGAATTTGTAAAATCATCATTTACATTATCAGAAGGATTATCAAATTCATCATTTAAATTATCAGCATCATCGGCATCATCTTCAAGATCATCGGCGGCATGAAAATCATCATCCAAATCGTCTAAATCATCTTCATTAGTAATTCGTTCCTGATCCGGAATGGCTTTATTAGGATTATATCCATCTCTGATTGTATAACCATAATTTTCAATATTTTCCTGGCGATTTGCCTTTCTAATTTCATCGTTGGCATACAATTTTTCGTTTAGAACTGTATTTTGTCTGTTTAAATTTTGATTACGCGGATCTCTATTTCCTACAGCGCTATTTCTTTTATCAGTAGTTTCCATGATAAGCAGTTTAATTGTTCATAATATACAAATCTATGGAAGAAGTAATGTGAGTTTATTATAGAATTCAATTTGCTAATTCTATAATTTACAGATGATTATGTTGTAATATCTGCATAAAATGCTATAACAAATTGCTGTATATCAAAAGTACTTTTACAATATTAATAACAAATAAATCATTCATTATGGAAACTAAAAATAAGAAACCAACTACAGCAAACAAAACTGCACCAAAAAAAACCGCTAAGGCAGGTGTAATAAAAGCAAAATCAAGCGCCGCATCTGGTTTAACCGAACTTTTTGAAGACGGATTAAAAGATATTTACTGGGCAGAAAAAGCGTTAACAAATGCGCTTCCGCTAATGGCAAAAAATGCAACATCGC
It contains:
- a CDS encoding DNA topoisomerase IB; the protein is MNAKIKQEKLMEQLIKEPQMVLEKLDLVYVSDHTLTIQRCREGEGFIYKKNGRCVKQKSELKRFSSLVLPPAWENVRIADLSNGHLQAVGTDVKNRKQYRYHPKWNLIRNQTKFYKIAEFGKYLPKIREQVDQDLEQKEWCKNKVTALVIRLMEETHIRIGNEKYAKDNKSYGLSTLRKRHININKNTLRFEFVGKKGVKHTITTRNKQLVKLVSRCEEIPGMEVFKYFNENGERKVLDSHMVNQYLHEITGEYFSAKDFRTWAASLIFFETLAEIGTTTEEKEIKKNIVDAFEATAQALGNTKNVCKNYYVHPLIVASYEDGSIQQYFDRARKCRSNQPHFSHSEIAFSELISNFQPEFS
- a CDS encoding DUF5661 family protein gives rise to the protein MGTKSGTYQDVYIKRDDVMVSLKNDVSDFCEKYIKPVHPENWDWSTRDFENPENDPTIEEARAIAAIVYKDLHENDTDVDLSTMDNVEAIKAYLNPGSKHERFNMEEFAFALKVELEHGKVRDVNVTNNHPFLTAMIVLAHLTESLTYYKRLAVMEAQGEIFEIMRKIENSETGKEEWYKELGKAELELNEARMGLAERLEKMDDIPTLDKIGD